Proteins from a single region of Candidatus Bathyarchaeota archaeon:
- a CDS encoding TMEM43 family protein, with translation MNSRLKVFGLIALLGFVAGVIAQVTAVFVIPWLVSVLPLLGGLTSFIVAGCAGAVLTVVLVGAWAYLTGKKEPY, from the coding sequence ATGAATAGCAGATTGAAAGTGTTCGGTTTGATTGCTCTTTTAGGCTTCGTTGCAGGTGTCATTGCGCAGGTCACAGCAGTCTTTGTTATTCCTTGGTTGGTGTCGGTTTTGCCGTTGCTTGGCGGTTTAACAAGCTTTATTGTTGCTGGATGCGCCGGTGCAGTCTTGACTGTTGTGCTTGTTGGCGCTTGGGCTTACCTGACTGGTAAAAAAGAGCCGTATTGA
- a CDS encoding Snf7 family protein: protein MSERFAKKWESKREDEPFTNRIKDAVKPPGPLKPRLDFAVRRIELQVQKLDQATDRFSQRDKAIFARIVDAYTKHDSARANVFANELAEVRKMSKLIMNAKLALEQITLRLRTVSELGDVVSTLGPAVGVLRSVRAGLTSVFPEAENELGEIGNMLSGIMIEAGQGSGMTLNFDTVNEDAAKILTEAATVAEQKIKDKFPDLPAGIPAAPTSEAEKF, encoded by the coding sequence TTGTCAGAAAGATTCGCTAAGAAATGGGAAAGTAAACGGGAAGATGAGCCATTCACAAATCGCATAAAAGACGCGGTAAAACCACCAGGTCCACTAAAACCGCGACTCGACTTTGCAGTCAGGCGCATCGAACTCCAAGTGCAAAAACTCGACCAAGCAACAGACCGATTCAGCCAAAGAGACAAAGCAATCTTCGCCCGCATCGTTGACGCCTACACAAAACACGACAGCGCACGCGCAAACGTATTCGCCAACGAACTAGCCGAAGTCCGAAAAATGTCAAAACTAATCATGAACGCCAAACTCGCCCTAGAACAAATCACCTTAAGATTACGAACAGTATCAGAACTAGGCGACGTAGTATCCACACTCGGCCCAGCCGTAGGAGTCCTACGATCAGTCCGAGCAGGCTTAACAAGCGTATTCCCAGAAGCAGAAAACGAACTAGGCGAAATCGGCAACATGCTCAGCGGAATCATGATCGAAGCAGGCCAAGGCAGCGGAATGACACTCAACTTCGACACAGTAAACGAAGACGCAGCCAAGATTCTCACCGAAGCAGCAACAGTCGCAGAGCAGAAGATCAAAGACAAATTCCCAGACCTACCAGCAGGAATCCCAGCCGCCCCAACTTCAGAAGCGGAGAAATTCTAA